In Citrus sinensis cultivar Valencia sweet orange chromosome 3, DVS_A1.0, whole genome shotgun sequence, the sequence GATACCTTAAAAGAAGATGACAGTGAGGACACCAGGAACGCCAGCTTCGAAATCGGAAAGGGCGACGCCGACGCAGACGCCGGCGTCTACACCTGGTGGGCCGAAaccaagggaagagaaaattgtGGTTACTGTGAGGCTTAGGCCTTTAAACAAAAGGGAACAATTAGCCAAAGATCAAGTGGCTTGGGACTGTGTTGATGATCACACTATTGTTTATAAACCACAGCCTCATGAGCGCGTGGCTCAGCCTTCCTCTTTCAGTTTTGGTAACTTCTTAATAATTATCTCattcatttccttttttgaagttaaaaattttataaatttgttgatttttaatttttgtaattttttttttatgcagatAAAGTGTTTGGTCCTTCTTGTTTAACTGAAACTGTATATGAGGAAGGAGTGAAGAATGTTGCTTTGTCTGCTTTAATGGGCATCAACGGTATTGAATCTTTATGTGCTTGCTTGAATGAACATATCGTTTAAGAGGGTAATTTATCAGATTCTAATAGAGTTGgtttaaatgtgatttttttcccGAATTTTAGCGACTATATTTGCCTATGGCCAAACCAGCAGTGGGAAGACTTACACGATGAGAGGGATAACAGAGAAAGCTGTTGTTGATATTTATAACCATATAATGAATGTAAGTTTAATAAGATTCTAATATTGTTCATCtctaatattgattttaagtTGGTCCTGTATTGTGTTATTGCTGTTTTTCAAAtgggttatttatttatttggataATTGCAGACGCCAGAGAGAGATTTTACGATTAAGATTTCTGGACTAGAAATCTATAATGAGAATGTCAGGGATCTGTTAAATTCTGAATCTGGCCGCAATCTCAAGCTTCTAGATGATCCCGAGGTACTGCTTCTATAGGTTCTTTCACTTGCAAGAATGGATTTATGCTTCTATCACACATTCTTATGTGACAGCTAATTTCTGTTTGCAGAAAGGTACTGTTGTTGAGAAGTTAGTGGAGGAAACAGCAAATAATGATCAGCACTTGAGACATTTGATCAGTATTTGTGAAGGTACTTTGATGAAGTTGgtgaattgatttttgttagCTTTCTCTTCCAAAATGTGCAGAGAACTCGACTAATTTTAGCCCTGTTGTGTGTTGCATTTTTAGCTCAAAGGCAAGTTGGTGAAACTGCCCTGAACGATACTAGCTCACGGTCGCATCAAATTATAAGGCTGGTAAGTTTAATTGATTATAGTTTCTCTTGATCCTTGgagaaaacaaatttctatCTAAAGCTGATTAGTTTTTTTGGGCTCTGACAATGAAGAGTATACAAAGTACACTCCGAGAAAATTCAGATTGTGTGAGATCTTTTGTTGCAAGCCTGGTAAGATATCATATGATGCTCACCTTGTGCATGAATATTaagattttgtatatttattcTCTTCTGTGATTGTAACTTTCGGGATCTATTACTTGCAGAACTTTGTAGATTTAGCTGGAAGTGAAAGAGCCTCACAGACACATGCAGATGGCGCTAGGCTCAGGGAAGGATGCCATATTAACCTTAGTTTGATGACTCTTACTACAGTTATCAGAAAGCTCAGGTCAGAATTTAACATAGCTATTCTCTGCATGTTTTAGTTTGAATGTGCCATTTCAAGACGCTAAAAGAATTCTAATGAACTAATCAGAAAGTTGAGGACTGTCTCAAGATATGTTTGTGAATTATAGCTTCTCCTATTCCGGCACATAGTATTGACTTTCCCCTTTTTCTCTTGGTGAACTGCTGCGGCTTGTAGTGTTGGAAAAAGAAGTGGCCATATACCCTACCGAGACTCGAAGTTAACTCGCATATTGCAGCACTCTCTTGGTGGGAATGCACGTACTGCCATCATATGTACTTTAAGTCCAGCTTTGAGCCATTTTGAGCAATCTCGAAATACTCTCTTCTTTGCCACCCGAGCAAAGGAAGTAACAAATAATGCTCAAGTTAACATGGTACTGATTCTTTATATGCATTTACTAGAGAATTCTTAATAAAAACATCAAATCCTGacacttattattattattaggttGTTTCTGATAAGCAACTAGTCAAACATTTACAAAAGGAAGTAGCCAGGCTGGAAGCAGAGCTGCGCACTCCTGATCCATCAAGGGAAAAGGATCTGAAAATTCAGCAGGTAAATATTCATCCAAGTTTGGCTTGATTAGGGATGTCCAATTATATAATCACAAATTTATAATGCATGTATCTCGTTATCTTATCATGTCTAGATGGAGATggaaattgaagaattgaaaaGACAAAGAGATGTGGCACAATCTGAGGTGGATGAGTTACGTAGAAAGCTTCAGGAGGATCAGCAGGTCAACTTTTTCCCTCTTCCTTCCTTTCTCAGTCAACTGCAATTTACTAATGCCTTTTGTTTAGTAACAATTCAGACTTCAAATCCACTCGATCCATCAGTGAAGAAGTGCCTCTCTTATTCTGGTGTACTGTCACCAAAACTTGATGGCAAAGAGCTGGGCCgttttgataaaataagaaaaacgaTGTCAAGGCAGTCTATGAGGCAATCATCAACTGCTCCCTTCACACTCATGCATGAAATCCGAAAACTTGAACACCTTCAGGAGCAGCTGGGAGAAGAAGCAAATCGGGCTTTGGAAGTGCTACAAAAGGAAGTGGCTTGTCATAGACTAGGCAATCAAGATGCAGCCGAGACGATTGCTAGGCTGCAAGCAGAAATAAGGGAAATGCGTGCTGTTCGATCGGTTTCTAAAGAAGTTGAAGTTGGAACTGTAATAGCCCCCAACAAGAGCGTTTGTGCTAACCTTAAGGAAGAGATAACAAGACTTCATTCACAGGGAAGCACCATTGAGGATCTTGAGGAGCAACTGGAAAATGTTCAGAAGTCTATAGACAAATTGGTAATGTCTCTTCCAACCAACAATCAACAACCTGACAGTGAATCAACTCCCAAGgctaagaaaaagaaaaagttactTCCTCTGGCTTCAAGTAATGTTAACcgacaaaattttataaaatctccATGCTCACCTCTATCAACATCTCGGCAAATTTTGGAGTCCGAGACTGAAAATCGACCTCCAGAGAATGATAATATGGCCGTTGAGAATCTTCCA encodes:
- the LOC102608042 gene encoding kinesin-like protein NACK1 encodes the protein MTVRTPGTPASKSERATPTQTPASTPGGPKPREEKIVVTVRLRPLNKREQLAKDQVAWDCVDDHTIVYKPQPHERVAQPSSFSFDKVFGPSCLTETVYEEGVKNVALSALMGINATIFAYGQTSSGKTYTMRGITEKAVVDIYNHIMNTPERDFTIKISGLEIYNENVRDLLNSESGRNLKLLDDPEKGTVVEKLVEETANNDQHLRHLISICEAQRQVGETALNDTSSRSHQIIRLSIQSTLRENSDCVRSFVASLNFVDLAGSERASQTHADGARLREGCHINLSLMTLTTVIRKLSVGKRSGHIPYRDSKLTRILQHSLGGNARTAIICTLSPALSHFEQSRNTLFFATRAKEVTNNAQVNMVVSDKQLVKHLQKEVARLEAELRTPDPSREKDLKIQQMEMEIEELKRQRDVAQSEVDELRRKLQEDQQTSNPLDPSVKKCLSYSGVLSPKLDGKELGRFDKIRKTMSRQSMRQSSTAPFTLMHEIRKLEHLQEQLGEEANRALEVLQKEVACHRLGNQDAAETIARLQAEIREMRAVRSVSKEVEVGTVIAPNKSVCANLKEEITRLHSQGSTIEDLEEQLENVQKSIDKLVMSLPTNNQQPDSESTPKAKKKKKLLPLASSNVNRQNFIKSPCSPLSTSRQILESETENRPPENDNMAVENLPESEKGTPTKSEEGGAVSSREGTPGSGYRRSSSVNMKKMQKMFQNAAEENVRSIRAYVTELKERVAKLQYQKQLLVCQVLEMEANEAAGYNMENDENIVETEEPEVAWHITFREQRQQIIELWDVCFVSIIHRTQFYLLFKGDPADQIYMEVELRRLTWLQQHLSELGNASPLPVAGGEPTISLSSSIRALKREREFLAKRLSSRLTAEERDSLYIKWDVQLDGKHRRLQFVSKLWTDPHDPRHVQESAEIVAKLVGFCEGGNMSKEMFELNFAIPADKRPWMMGWNQISNLLL